Within Nosocomiicoccus ampullae, the genomic segment CGGTCACCCCCGCTACCTTCAACCGCTAAATAGATTTGTACAGCGACTGCTTCTTTAATTCGTCGCTGAGAAATCCCGGCAAATTTTTGTCCATTTACGGATAAATCAAAATTTCCCGGGCAATAACTACCGACGATTTCGTAAGCATCGATTTTTAATTCGGGAAAGCTTTTTTTAATAATGTCATACATTTTTTCGTATCCGTTATCGATTGTCGGCACTTCACTTTTTGGTAAAATTAATGAAATATTTAAAACACCTGAGTCTAGGACAACACCAAGCCCTCCACTATTTCTTACGATATAGTTATAGCCTTTATTACGCAGTGTGTTTAAACCGTCCTGTAAATTCTCTAAACGCATGTCTTGTAGTCCTAAAATTATAAAGTTATCATGCACCCAGCTTCTCACTCTAGGAATTTTATCTTGAGAAACGAGATGCTGAAGCACATCGTCAAAAGCAAACGAGTCAAACGGATGATTAGTATATGAAATTGGGTAAAATAATACTTCGTTCTTCACTATTTTATCTCCTACATTTTCTTTACGTACCAATATTATACTTGTTTTGTCACAATTTATCGATATTCGCTATTTGAAAAGCGTTATGCAGGTTGTACACTAAAGTTAATGAAACTTTTTAAGGAGAGATATTGATGAGTGAAGCGGTTAAAACATTAGACGGTTGGTGGAGTTTACACCTACTTTACAGCGTAGATTGGTCAGCGTTAAGAATGCTTACAGATGAAGAACAAGATAGAATCGTCACAGAGTTTGAAGAGTTCTTATCGAGAAGTGAAGCAGTTAGCGAGAAAAAAGAAGGTGACCACACGATGTACAACATCACTGGTCAAAAAGCTGACATTTTACTTTGGTTCTTACGTCCAACAGTTGAAGAATTAAATAACCTTGAAAATGAGTTAAATAAACTACAAATCAGTGACTTTTTAATTCCTGAATACTCATACTTCTCAGCAATTGAGATGTCGAGTTATCTTGCAAAAGACTCTGACGAAGATCCATACGAAAATCCGTATGTGAGAAGTAGATTATATCCTGAACTTATGGACGCACAGTACTGCTGCTTCTATCCGATGGACAAAAAACGTGAACTTGATGACAACTGGTACATGCTTCCAATCGAACGCCGTAGAGAGTTAATGAGAGACCACGGCATGATTGGTCGTCAATATGCTGGTAAAATTAAACAGTACATCTTAGGATCTCAAGGCCTCGATCTTTATGAGTGGGGTGTAATGCTCTTATCAGATGATATGCTTGAATTCAAAAACATTATTTACGAAATGAGATTCGACGAAACAAGCGCAAGATATGGTGTATTCGGAGACTTCTACGTCGGTGTACGCTTAAGAAAAGACGATTTAAAATCATTCTTTAGAATTTAACTGTAAAAGTTTAAAACTTCTTGAAAACGAGTATAGTATAATATCTCGGTCAGGAGGAAAAACGAATGAAAAGATTAGTAAAACGCGCAGTCGTATTTATTACACCGATTATTGTCGCAAAAGTTGTCGATAAAGTACTCGGTGAAGACGATTCTAAGAAAAAACGTAAAAAATAAACAAAACGGCACACACAATAAAATTGTATGTGCCGTTTTTTGTATGTCGGTGTGTTTAGATGAGTATCGTCAACGAGAAAAGATTCTTTTAAACAGAGAAGCGAGTATCGTCAATGAGTTTTTTTATCTTTGATTATTTCAAGCGTATCGTCAACGAGAATTTAGTTTTCTGAAATCTCGTTAACAATACTCGATTTATCGTAAACCCTAGAAATTTTCGTATACAATACTTCAATCTACGTCAATTAGATTTAACTGTCGTAAACGATACCTTAGCCACCCTCTAAAATACTTACTAGCATGCATTTCATCTTCTACAAGATTAACTTACTTATTCTTATTTTTACTGCAACCTGCACTCATACCGTTGCTATTATCTAATCCCCAGAACTCGTTACTCGCTTTAAATATTTTATTACTTAATAATAGCATAACGATTAGGTTCACGAACATGACGAGTCCTAAGAATACGTCTGTTAAGTCCCAAATTGCTTTTAGGCCACCGATACCTCCGACAAATACCGCAACTAAGAAAACGTAACGGTAAATTCTCGCTTTCTTTCTATCGATAATCGTAGAAAGTTGTGTTTCTCCAACGTATCCAAGTCCAATAACTGTACTATATGCAAATAAAATTGTCGCAATTCCAACAGCTACTCCTAAAATTGGAGAAATATCTCCAAACACTTTCGCAACAATTGTTGCAGCATCTTGACCTTCAAGATCAATACCACTCGTCAGTACTGCGAGTGCTGTAAATGTACAAACAACTGTAACTAAAAATACTTCTGTCACTCCGAATATCGCTTGCTCAACTGGGTGCTTCACTCGTGCTGGCGCATGCGATACTGTAAATACAACTTGCCCAGATCCAGATACGAAGAATCCGCGCGCAATTCCGTACTGCATTGCCTTCATAATCCCGTAACCTGCAACTCCTGCGCCCGCTTCCGCTGGACTAAATGCAGATGAAAATACGAGTTGAATCGCAGGAATAATTTCTTTGTAATTTATTACGATGACAATTGTCGCAACGATGATATAAAAGAGTGACATGAACGGAATGAGTTTCTCAGCAACGTGACCGATACGCTTCACTCCACCTACAATAACTATTCCAACCGCAACCACATTCAATGCAGATAAAATATAAATAACATTTGATAAGTTCGGTGCAAGATTTGTCACGTTAGATACTGTCACATTGGACTGTATCATCGCACTCGCGAGACAAACAAGTATCATGAGTATAACGATTGTTTCACCTAAATATCTGGCGCCTAACCCTTTACGTACATATAAGGCTGGCCCACCAACATACGTCCCGTCGTTTGTTTTTTCTCGGAATAATATAATCAAAATAATCTCTGAGTATTTAATAATCATGCCGATGAATGCAGCAATCCACATCCAAACAAGTGCTCCAGGTCCACCACTAATTAACGCACTCGCAACTCCGACAACACTTCCCATTCCAATAACAGATGCGAGTGATACAAACATCGATTGTAAAGATGATAAATCTCCGTCAGTATCGGCATTTTTATCATTTTTAATGCTGCTAAATGTATCTTTTATAATGCTAAAGAACTTTCTAATATGTACAAATTTCGTACCTACGGTTAAGTAGATCCCGACAAATCCTAAAAATACTAATGCAACAGGACCCCATATAAAATCATTCACAACATCAACGATATGAATTAATGTTTCTAACATTTCCAGTCACCTCTTTTTAAATTTATTCACTTTATTAATACAATATCATATGTTTGCCGTATTTTATAAAATTAAAAAAGCATCTCTAACGGTTAGAGATGCTTGATCTTAAATTTAAATTTTTAAAACTTGAACGATTGTCATTACCCATGCAGCGATGAACAGCACACCGCCAATTGGTGTAATTGCGCCGAGTATGCCAATTCCTGTTGTCGATAAAATAAATAATGAACCTGTAAAAAATATAATTCCAATGAACATGACGATACCTGCTGCGTTAAACATTGTCGTACCTGTTACACCGTTTAAAATACCAAGTAAAATTAAACCTAGACCATGGTACATTTGGTATCTACATGCGGTTTCCCACACTTCTAAATAATGCTCAGTTAGTTTTCCTTCTAAACCGTGCGCACCAAATGCACCTGCTGCAACACTAATCAGTGCATTTATTGCACCTAAAATAATTAACATTTTCATTTATAAGACTCCTTTAAAAATCAAAAATAGATGTGCTTGAATGACTACTCTCTGCGATATATGTATCGTCGAGGGTACGTTTTTTAAGTGGTTGTGCGTCTTTTTTACGTATCGACGGTTCATTTGTTGTCGAGCTGTTTTCACCCTTTAATAATTGTACCAACTTTTCAATCGCATATAAATGTTTTTCGTCGTTTGATGATTCATATAGCTCTAACTCATCTTTAATTGAATTAATCACCTTTTTTCTCAAAGTTTTCACTCCAATCAATCGGCGTTTTCCCGACGCTTTCTAAATACTTATTCGTCATACTAAAAGGGCTTGTTCCGAAAAAGCCACCGCGATTTGCAGCAAGAGGGCTCGGGTGAACACCAGTAATGACTTTATGCTTTGACGTGTCGATCAATTTGATTTTTTTCTTTGCCGGGTTCCCCCACAAAATAAACACAATATTTTCTCTATGTTCACTTAACATCTCGATAATTCTATCCGTAAAATATTCCCAACCAATTCCTCGGTGAGAGTTCGCTTGATGTGCGTCTACTGTTAATACAGTGTTTAATAATAATACACCTTCACGTGCCCAGTCTGAAAGATCGCCATCTGTACGTGTAATACCAAGATCATTTTCAAGCTCTTTATACATATTTCGTAAACTTGGTGGAATCGTAATTCCTGGACGAACACTGAATGCGAGACCATACGCTTGGTTTTCACCGTGATACGGATCTTGTCCAAGAATCACCGCTTTGACATCTTCAAACGGTGTTAACTGAAATGCACGATATATTTCATCTCTTTTAGGAAAGACTGTACCCGTACTATATTTCTCTTCTAAAATATTATCCATTTCACTAAAATCATATTCGTTTTTTATCGTTCTAAAGCATTCTGACCAATTCATTCATAAGCCTCCTAAACTATAAATAGTATAACATTTAAGTTAAGCATCATTGTAGATAAACCACCTCTTATATAGTAAAATATAGACATTATTGCCTAGGATAGGAGAATTAAACTTATGACACAGAAAAAAGTATTAACAATTGCTGGAACTGATGTTTCAGGAGGTGCTGGTTACTCAGCAGATATAAAAACTTTTGAGGACCATGATTTATACGGTTTTTGTGCACTTACAACGATCGTTTCTATGGACCCAAGTACTTGGGCACATCGAGTACACCACGTACCATTAGAAATACTCGATGAACAAATTGAAACTGCACTATCTTTAAAACCAGATACAATTAAAACAGGTATGTTACCAAACGAAGAAGTGATCTCACGTGCGCGTAAAGCAATCGAAAAAAGTGGCGCGGACTACTTCGTCTTCGACCCAGTCATGGTATGTAAAGGTGACGACACTGTCTTAAACCCTGGCGTTGTAGATAGTATGCAAAAAGAATTACTACCAATTACAACAATCGTGACACCAAACTTAGTTGAAGCAGGAAACTTAGCAGGTATGAATACTCCAAAAACAATCGATGAGGTCAAAGAAGCTGCTAAGAAAATTCACGAATATGGTCCAAAATACGTTGTCGTTAAAGGTGGAACAGGACTTGAAGGTGACAACGCATTAGATATTTTCTATGACGGTGAAAAATTCTACGGATTATATGCTGATAAATTAGAGAAAGCTTATAACCACGGTGCAGGTTGTACTTTCGCAGCAGCAGTTGCTTCTAACTTCACAAATGGTTTAGAGCCACTTGAAGCAGTCAAAGAAGCAAAAGCATTCGTTACTTCTGCAATTAAACACGGTTCACAAATGAACGAACATGTGGGTGTAGTCAGACACAACGCATACAATAAAGTTGATAAAGTAAACGTACAAGCCAAAGAACTTTAATAATAAGAGGGATTTTTATCTCTCTTATTATATTTATGAGGACTTAGGGGGATATTCATGGCTTTAAAACCGATCGATGAAAAAGAAGTTCAAGAACTGATCAATAATTACAAAAACACACCCGTTTACTTACACATTGAAGTTACAAGTGGTGTATACGCAAGTCATAATGATGACAATGTATTTAACTCAGGTACATTTGTCCGAAATATTCAAGTTACTTACACTGAAGGCACATTAAAAGGTGGCGGCAATTTTGAATACCGCGTCGGTCTTAAACTCGACAATAGCGGCTGGGTATATGTTACTGGACTTTCACATTACACTGTTGAAGACGGGGTCTTCATCTTGCATGGTATTGACCATGAAGGTAAACTTGCTGCAGCATTAGAAATTAGCATTGATAAGTTAAAAGAATAAATTTAAAACGAGGGATATTATGTCACTTGAAAAAGAAAATCACGTGCTAATCATCTACCCTCACCCGGACGATGAAGCGTTTGGTGTGTCAGGGTCAATTATGGCGTATAGAGACATGGGAGTTCCAGTCACTTACGCTTGTTTAACTTATGGTGATATGGGGAGAAACATTGGAAATCCACCAGTCACTCGTGAAGCACTATCTAAATTACGTAAAGCTGAACAACTTGAAGCTGCACGTTTAATGGACTTAGACGTTAAGTTTTTAGATTATAGAGACAAAACGTTAGAATTCGAAGACAAAGACTTACTAAGAAGTGATATTAAAAAAGTAATAGATGAAACAAAACCATCACGTTTAATTACGTTTTACCCAGGGTACTCTGTACACCCTGACCATGAAGCAACAGCAGAAGCTGTATTAGATGTTGTCGCAGAAATGGATGAAGCGGATCGTCCGACGTTAACGCTCGTTGCGTTTGATAAGCGTACATTTGACGATTTAGGCGAGCCGACACTTCAAACTGATATTAGTGAATACGCAGAACGAAAAAGAGAAGTGCTCGCGGCACATAAATCACAAACAGAGAGACTATTAATCGAGTTATGCAAAGATACTCAATTTAGTAAAGAAGCACGTGAACGTTGGTTTGAAAAAGAAAATTTCTATTACTATGATATTAATGACTGGATAAGTAAAGAGAAGGAGTAGCTAAGTATGACGAATATAGATCTTTCTAATCGCGAAACGCGATACAAACACTTTGGTTCAGTAGATCCAATTAAAGGTACAAAGCCTAAAAATAAAGAAGACATGGCGGACCTTCAAAATACGAAAAAAGACTTCCTTTTTGACGTACAATCTGTTGGGATTAATAACCTAACATACCCAGTCAAAGTTGGAGACTATCAATCAGTCGGTAACTTTGAACTTGCGACAAGCTTACGTCGTGATGAAAAAGGTATTAACATGAGTCGTATTTTAGAGTCGCTACAAACTCAAAATGACGGTGGTATTAAACTTGAATTCGACACGCTTAAAAAAGTACTTGAAGTATTAAAAGAGCGTATGGAACAAGAATCATCAGAACTTACTGTTGAGTCCACTTGGTTCTTTAATAAGCCATCACCAGGTACAAAACTAGATGCTGTTGCACATGCTGATGTACTTTATCATATGGAATATAACGATAATAAAGTGACTAAAACACAATTTGGTATGACAGCAAATGTTACGACACTTTGCCCTTGCTCAAAAGAAATTAGTGAGTATAGTGCACACAATCAGCGTGGTTACGTAAAAGTACTTCTAGATATCGATGAAAATGAAGAAGTACCTGAAAACTACAAAGAAATCGTATATCGCGCATTAGAAATTAACGCATCAAGTCAACTGTACCCAATTCTTAAACGAACAGATGAAAAAATGGTGACAGAACGCGCATACGAAAACCCACGTTTCGTTGAAGACTTAATTCGACTCGTCGCTTATGACATTCACGATTTACCTTGGGTCAAAGCATTTGAAGTAGAATGTCGAAACGAAGAAAGTATCCACCAACATGACGCATTTAGTCGTATGAGATTTGAAAAATAATATTTTAATGAGAATCAGACCTTAAAAGGTCTGATTTTTATTTGTTTCACTTTGGAGATGACAGGGCGTGTGTGTGATTATTTAACAAAAATAATCCGATTTTGTTAAATATAATAGTTTAATTAACAATAATCGGAGCTTTTCATCAGTTTTTGTTAGATAAAACAATTTAATTAACAAAACAGCTTAATTAAAATGAAATTTTGTCAAATAAAACAATATATCTTACATTTTCGGCCAAATTCTGTTAATTAAAAAAAAGTTTACTACTTCAATAATCACCTCTCGCCTTTTCTCACCGACTCCTTTATAGTGAGTATAGATTATCATATAAGGAGACTCGTAATGACTAAAAATAGAATACTTTACGCGCTGCGTGTATTACTCGTTGCGTTTTTAGTGTTTTCTACGATAAACTACCTCGTTGAATCGCCGTCTGGAAGTATAACGAGTATTATTATGTATGCAGTAATGTCAGCAGTTCTGACTGTTCTCGCTACACTTTTCTTACTTGGAAAACCTGATGATTTCAAATAGAAAGAACCTTTAAGCTTGGCTTAAAGGTTCTATTTTTTTCTTTTTTTATCTTCTCGAAGCTGCTTAAAGAAGTGTTTTAGCATTTGACTACACTCGTCTTTTAATACACCTTTCACGACTTCTGCTTGATGGTTAAATCGTGACTCATTTAGTAAGTGCATTAAACTATTTACAGTGCCACCTTTTGGATCGTCTGCGCCGTATACGACTTTTGGAATACGACTCATAACAACCGCACCACTACACATGACGCACGGCTCGAGTGTCACGTAAAGTGTACAATCTTCTAAACGAAACGTCCCAAGTACTTCACACGCCTTTTCTATCGCAAGAAGTTCTGCGTGTGCAGTCGGCTGCTGCGACGTTTCTCGTAAATTATGAGCGCGAGCGATGACTGTATCGTCTTTTACAATAACCGCACCAATTGGCACCTCATTGATTTCAGCAGCTTTTTTTGCCTCTATAATTGCAAGTTGCATGTACTTTTCATGATTCATTGGATGATAAACTTCCCGTTGTTAAAAAGTTCACCGACACCATTTAAAATGATGTTTGCATCTTCTAAATATTCTTTTGTCGATGTACCACTAAGTACACCGATGGTTCTTACACCATTTTTTATACCTAGTCTAGTATCAGTATAATTATCACCAACGACAACGATGTCTTTATACTCATATCCCGCTTCAATAATTGAATCTAGTACGTTTACATCTGGTTTTGAGTACTCTGAATCATCTCCTGCAATGACAAAATCAATATAATCATTTAAGTTAAATTTTTTTATGAATGCTTCAGTACTCAGTCTAGAATCTGACGTGACAATGGCATTTTTATAACCGAGTCGCTTACCTTCTTTTAGTACTTCGACTGCATCTGGCAAGAGTTCCATATTTTTTAAGTATTCACTGACATGTTTAATATAGAAATCTTCCGCCCAGTCCGCACCACCTTTTGCACGTTTTTCATAAGCATTTTGAATATCTTTACCAGTACCAGATGCGAATGTTGAATTCGGCTGAATTGTTCCATCGACATAACCAAGTTCACGTCTAAATTCATCATCATATGGAAGATTAAAGTGTGCTTCAAACGCATCTAGACTCACTTTAGCAAATGGTGTCCAAATTTTTTCGTAATTTAATAATGTTCCATCTTTGTCATAAGCGATAACCTTTACCAAATAATCACCTACTGAGTCTTTTGTTTTAATTTCTCACTCACGTTTTCGAGCATGACTTCTGTCATTTTATCTAAATCATATTTTGGAGAGAAATCCCATTGTTTTTTAGCTTCCGAGACATCTAATGAATTTGGCCACGTCTCAGCTATACTTTGACGTTCAGGATCTACGTCATAATTTATTTTAAAGTCCGGAATATGTTTACGAATCGATTCCGCAACCATTTCTGGTTCAATACTCATCGCTGATACGTTAAAAGCGTTACGCGTCGTCAGTCGATCAGGATCCGCATGGAGTAATTTAATTACTGCGTCTATTGCGTCATCCATAAACATCATATCCATATATGTACCTTTATCTATAAATGATGTGTATTCACCTTTACGAATCGCATCATAATATATTTCAACCGCATAGTCTGTCGTACCACCACCTGGCTCTTGTACGTAACTAATTAACCCTGGAAAACGTACTGAACGGGTGTCTACACCGAATTTTGTGTAGTAATAGTCCATTAGTAATTCCCCAGTCACTTTGTTTACACCATACATTGTTGTTGGACGCTGTGTTGTATCTTGTGGTGTATTTTCTTTTGGTGTTGATGGTCCAAATGAGCCAATTGAACTTGGTGTAAAATACTGTGCATCGTATATACGCGCAGCTTCAATCGTATTAAATAATCCACCCATATTAACATCCCATGCGAGTGCTGGATTCTTTTCAGCTGTAGCACTAAGTAGTGCTGCTAAGTGGATAATGGAATCTGGTTGGAATGATCCAACCATTTCCATTACACGGTCTTTATCTGTTACATCTAAGATTTCAAACGGTTTCCCTACCATCGGACCAGCTTCTGGCATACGGATATCCGTTGGTAAGACATTTTCATCCCCATACATTTCTCTTAAACGTACAACAAGTTCTGTACCGATTTGTCCTAACGCACCGGTGACTAGAAATTTTCTCATAACTTAGAATCCCCCTTAAATAATTCCGAGTTCTTGACCGACTTCTTTATAGATTTCAATTGCATCATCTAGCATTTCTTTAGTATGTGCCGCTGTTGGCATATTTCTTACACGACCTGTACCACGTGGTACTGTTGGGAATACGATTGATTTCGCGTACACACCTTTTTCTTGGAGTAAGCGTGAAAACTCTTGAGCTTTCTTTTCATCTCCAATTATTACTGGTGTGATTGGTGTTTCAGAATTACCAATATCAAATCCAGCATCTTTAAGTCCTTGTTTTAAATAATCTCCATTTTCCCATAATTTGTCATGAAGTTCTGTAGATGCCATTAACTTTTCAACTGCTTTAGTAATTGCAGCAGTATCCGCTGGAGTAAGTGCTGTTGAGAATAAGAATGGACGTGCAGCAACTTTTAAATAGTCCACTAAATCTTTAGAACCTGCTACGTATCCACCAACGACACCAATCGCTTTAGATAAAGTACCCATTTGCATGTCGACTTCTTTTTCTAAACCGAAGTGTTTTACAGTACCTGCACCTTTACCCATAACTCCTGAACCGTGTGCATCGTCAACGTACGTAATTAAGTCGAACTCTTTTGCGACTTTAATCATCTCAGGTAAATTCACAACGTCCCCGTCCATTGAGAATACGCCGTCAGTAATATACATTACTTTATTGTACTCACCAGATTCTGTTGCCTCTTTTGCTTTTTTACGTAAGTCTTCTGGATCGTTATGGTTCACACGAATAATTTT encodes:
- a CDS encoding lipoate--protein ligase family protein, whose protein sequence is MKNEVLFYPISYTNHPFDSFAFDDVLQHLVSQDKIPRVRSWVHDNFIILGLQDMRLENLQDGLNTLRNKGYNYIVRNSGGLGVVLDSGVLNISLILPKSEVPTIDNGYEKMYDIIKKSFPELKIDAYEIVGSYCPGNFDLSVNGQKFAGISQRRIKEAVAVQIYLAVEGSGGDRANVMKDFYDVSSNPPRLEMNRDVMISLSELMKGLTVDDAENRILETIKKEFGELKTAELFSGEALERFDKQRERMVERNERLN
- the hemQ gene encoding hydrogen peroxide-dependent heme synthase, which encodes MSEAVKTLDGWWSLHLLYSVDWSALRMLTDEEQDRIVTEFEEFLSRSEAVSEKKEGDHTMYNITGQKADILLWFLRPTVEELNNLENELNKLQISDFLIPEYSYFSAIEMSSYLAKDSDEDPYENPYVRSRLYPELMDAQYCCFYPMDKKRELDDNWYMLPIERRRELMRDHGMIGRQYAGKIKQYILGSQGLDLYEWGVMLLSDDMLEFKNIIYEMRFDETSARYGVFGDFYVGVRLRKDDLKSFFRI
- a CDS encoding alanine/glycine:cation symporter family protein — translated: MLETLIHIVDVVNDFIWGPVALVFLGFVGIYLTVGTKFVHIRKFFSIIKDTFSSIKNDKNADTDGDLSSLQSMFVSLASVIGMGSVVGVASALISGGPGALVWMWIAAFIGMIIKYSEIILIILFREKTNDGTYVGGPALYVRKGLGARYLGETIVILMILVCLASAMIQSNVTVSNVTNLAPNLSNVIYILSALNVVAVGIVIVGGVKRIGHVAEKLIPFMSLFYIIVATIVIVINYKEIIPAIQLVFSSAFSPAEAGAGVAGYGIMKAMQYGIARGFFVSGSGQVVFTVSHAPARVKHPVEQAIFGVTEVFLVTVVCTFTALAVLTSGIDLEGQDAATIVAKVFGDISPILGVAVGIATILFAYSTVIGLGYVGETQLSTIIDRKKARIYRYVFLVAVFVGGIGGLKAIWDLTDVFLGLVMFVNLIVMLLLSNKIFKASNEFWGLDNSNGMSAGCSKNKNK
- a CDS encoding DUF423 domain-containing protein, whose protein sequence is MKMLIILGAINALISVAAGAFGAHGLEGKLTEHYLEVWETACRYQMYHGLGLILLGILNGVTGTTMFNAAGIVMFIGIIFFTGSLFILSTTGIGILGAITPIGGVLFIAAWVMTIVQVLKI
- a CDS encoding uracil-DNA glycosylase, which gives rise to MNWSECFRTIKNEYDFSEMDNILEEKYSTGTVFPKRDEIYRAFQLTPFEDVKAVILGQDPYHGENQAYGLAFSVRPGITIPPSLRNMYKELENDLGITRTDGDLSDWAREGVLLLNTVLTVDAHQANSHRGIGWEYFTDRIIEMLSEHRENIVFILWGNPAKKKIKLIDTSKHKVITGVHPSPLAANRGGFFGTSPFSMTNKYLESVGKTPIDWSENFEKKGD
- the thiD gene encoding bifunctional hydroxymethylpyrimidine kinase/phosphomethylpyrimidine kinase: MTQKKVLTIAGTDVSGGAGYSADIKTFEDHDLYGFCALTTIVSMDPSTWAHRVHHVPLEILDEQIETALSLKPDTIKTGMLPNEEVISRARKAIEKSGADYFVFDPVMVCKGDDTVLNPGVVDSMQKELLPITTIVTPNLVEAGNLAGMNTPKTIDEVKEAAKKIHEYGPKYVVVKGGTGLEGDNALDIFYDGEKFYGLYADKLEKAYNHGAGCTFAAAVASNFTNGLEPLEAVKEAKAFVTSAIKHGSQMNEHVGVVRHNAYNKVDKVNVQAKEL
- a CDS encoding DUF1806 family protein, which gives rise to MALKPIDEKEVQELINNYKNTPVYLHIEVTSGVYASHNDDNVFNSGTFVRNIQVTYTEGTLKGGGNFEYRVGLKLDNSGWVYVTGLSHYTVEDGVFILHGIDHEGKLAAALEISIDKLKE
- the bshB2 gene encoding bacillithiol biosynthesis deacetylase BshB2, with product MSLEKENHVLIIYPHPDDEAFGVSGSIMAYRDMGVPVTYACLTYGDMGRNIGNPPVTREALSKLRKAEQLEAARLMDLDVKFLDYRDKTLEFEDKDLLRSDIKKVIDETKPSRLITFYPGYSVHPDHEATAEAVLDVVAEMDEADRPTLTLVAFDKRTFDDLGEPTLQTDISEYAERKREVLAAHKSQTERLLIELCKDTQFSKEARERWFEKENFYYYDINDWISKEKE
- the folE2 gene encoding GTP cyclohydrolase FolE2; the encoded protein is MTNIDLSNRETRYKHFGSVDPIKGTKPKNKEDMADLQNTKKDFLFDVQSVGINNLTYPVKVGDYQSVGNFELATSLRRDEKGINMSRILESLQTQNDGGIKLEFDTLKKVLEVLKERMEQESSELTVESTWFFNKPSPGTKLDAVAHADVLYHMEYNDNKVTKTQFGMTANVTTLCPCSKEISEYSAHNQRGYVKVLLDIDENEEVPENYKEIVYRALEINASSQLYPILKRTDEKMVTERAYENPRFVEDLIRLVAYDIHDLPWVKAFEVECRNEESIHQHDAFSRMRFEK
- the tadA gene encoding tRNA adenosine(34) deaminase TadA; the protein is MNHEKYMQLAIIEAKKAAEINEVPIGAVIVKDDTVIARAHNLRETSQQPTAHAELLAIEKACEVLGTFRLEDCTLYVTLEPCVMCSGAVVMSRIPKVVYGADDPKGGTVNSLMHLLNESRFNHQAEVVKGVLKDECSQMLKHFFKQLREDKKRKK
- a CDS encoding HAD family hydrolase — encoded protein: MVKVIAYDKDGTLLNYEKIWTPFAKVSLDAFEAHFNLPYDDEFRRELGYVDGTIQPNSTFASGTGKDIQNAYEKRAKGGADWAEDFYIKHVSEYLKNMELLPDAVEVLKEGKRLGYKNAIVTSDSRLSTEAFIKKFNLNDYIDFVIAGDDSEYSKPDVNVLDSIIEAGYEYKDIVVVGDNYTDTRLGIKNGVRTIGVLSGTSTKEYLEDANIILNGVGELFNNGKFIIQ
- a CDS encoding NAD-dependent epimerase/dehydratase family protein — protein: MRKFLVTGALGQIGTELVVRLREMYGDENVLPTDIRMPEAGPMVGKPFEILDVTDKDRVMEMVGSFQPDSIIHLAALLSATAEKNPALAWDVNMGGLFNTIEAARIYDAQYFTPSSIGSFGPSTPKENTPQDTTQRPTTMYGVNKVTGELLMDYYYTKFGVDTRSVRFPGLISYVQEPGGGTTDYAVEIYYDAIRKGEYTSFIDKGTYMDMMFMDDAIDAVIKLLHADPDRLTTRNAFNVSAMSIEPEMVAESIRKHIPDFKINYDVDPERQSIAETWPNSLDVSEAKKQWDFSPKYDLDKMTEVMLENVSEKLKQKTQ
- a CDS encoding glycine C-acetyltransferase — its product is MSKTLQEYLNNNLNELKENGLYNEIDVVEGANGPVINIDGKDLINLSSNNYLGLATDEDMKKVAKEAIDSHGVGAGAVRTINGTMDLHRELEEKLAKFKGTESVIALTSGFNANQGAIPAIMKKGDAILSDELNHASIIDGCRLSGAKIIRVNHNDPEDLRKKAKEATESGEYNKVMYITDGVFSMDGDVVNLPEMIKVAKEFDLITYVDDAHGSGVMGKGAGTVKHFGLEKEVDMQMGTLSKAIGVVGGYVAGSKDLVDYLKVAARPFLFSTALTPADTAAITKAVEKLMASTELHDKLWENGDYLKQGLKDAGFDIGNSETPITPVIIGDEKKAQEFSRLLQEKGVYAKSIVFPTVPRGTGRVRNMPTAAHTKEMLDDAIEIYKEVGQELGII